One window from the genome of Manis pentadactyla isolate mManPen7 chromosome 15, mManPen7.hap1, whole genome shotgun sequence encodes:
- the RELB gene encoding transcription factor RelB isoform X4, with protein sequence MEAGAPVTWPSLYPEIIDEYIKENGFGLEGAQPGPGEGLPRLVSRGAASLSTVTLGPAAPAPAATPPPWGCPLGRLVPPAPDPGPRPHLIITEQPKQRGMRFRYECEGRSAGSILGESSTEASKTLPAIELRDCGGLREVEVTACLVWKDWPHRVHPHSLVGKDCTDGVCRVRLRPHVSHRHSFNNLGIQCVRKKEIEAAIERKIQLGIDPYNAGSLKNHQEVDMNVVRICFQASYRDQQGQMRRMDPVLSEPVYDKKSTNTSELRICRINKESGPCTGGEELYLLCDKVQKEDISVVFSRASWEGRADFSQADVHRQIAIVFKTPPYEDLEIIEPVTVNVFLQRLTDGVCSEPLPFTYLPRDHDSYGVDKKRKRGIPGVLGELNSSDPHGIESKRRRKKPAFLDHFLPSHSSAGPFLPPSALLPDTDFFPGTVTVPGLEPPGGQDLLEDSFAYDDATAPTLFTMLDMLAPPPLASAVAGNGAVGASAGEPPGPEPLTLDSYQAPGLGDGGTASLVGSNMFPNQYREVGFGGGLLSPGPEAT encoded by the exons ATGGAGGCAGGGGCACCTGTCACTTGGCCCTCCCTTTATCCAG AGATCATCGACGAGTACATCAAGGAGAATGGCTTCGGCCTGGAGGGGGCGCAGCCGGGCCCGGGCGAGGGGCTGCCGCGCCTGGTGTCTCGCGGGGCGGCCTCCCTGAGCACCGTCACCCTGGGCCCCGCGGCGCCCGCGCCCGCGGCcacgccgccgccctggggctgCCCCCTGGGCCGGCTGGTGCCCCCGGCCCCGGACCCCGGGCCGCGGCCGCACCTGATCATCACCGAGCAGCCCAAGCAGCGCGGCATGCGCTTCCGCTACGAGTGCGAGGGCCGCTCGGCCGGCAGCATCCTGGGGGAGAGCAGCACCGAGGCGAGCAAGACGCTGCCCGCCATCGAG CTCCGGGACTGTGGAGGGCTGCGGGAGGTGGAGGTGACCGCATGCCTGGTGTGGAAGGACTGGCCTCACCGAGTCCACCCCCACAGCCTCGTGGGGAAGGACTGCACCGATGGCGTCTGCAGGGTGCGGCTGCGGCCTCATGTCAGCCACCGACACAG CTTTAACAACCTGGGTATCCAGTGTGTGAGGAAGAAGGAGATCGAGGCTGCAATTGAGCGGAAGATTCAGCTGGGTATCGACCCCTACAATG CTGGATCCCTGAAGAACCATCAGGAGGTGGACATGAATGTCGTGAGGATCTGCTTCCAGGCCTCATACAGAGACCAGCAGGGACAGATGCGCCGGATGGACCCTGTGCTGTCTGAGCCCGTTTATGACAAGA AGTCCACAAACACGTCAGAACTGCGGATTTGCCGAATCAACAAGGAGAGTGGGCCATGCACGGGTGGCGAGGAGCTCTACCTGCTGTGTGACAAGGTGCAGAAAG AGGATATATCCGTGGTGTTCAGCAGAGCCTCCTGGGAAGGCCGGGCTGACTTTTCCCAGGCTGACGTGCACCGCCAGATTGCCATCGTGTTCAAGACACCACCCTACGAGGACCTGGAGATCATTGAGCCAGTGACAGTGAACGTCTTCCTGCAGCGTCTTACTGATGGGGTCTGCAGCGAGCCTTTGCCCTTCACGTACCTGCCTCGGGACCATG ACAGCTACGGCGTGGACAAGAAGCGGAAACGGGGGATACCCGGTGTCCTTGGGGAGCTGAATAGCTCTG ACCCCCATGGCATCGAGAGCAAACGGCGGAGGAAGAAGCCAGCCTTCCTGGACCACTTCCTGCCCAGCCACAGCTCAG CAGGCCCTTTCCTCCCCCCGTCAGCCCTGCTGCCAGACACAGACTTCTTCCCTGGCACCGTGACCGTCCCTGGCCTGGAGCCCCCAGGCGGGCAGGATCTTCTGGAGGATAGCTTTGCCTACGATGACGCCACAGCCCCCACGCTCTTCACCATGCTGGACATGCTGGCCCCGCCACCACTCGCCAGCGCTGTCGCAGGCAACGGGGCTGTAGGGGCCTCAGCTGGGGAACCTCCCGGCCCCGAGCCGCTGACGCTGGACTCATACCAGGCCCCGGGCCTCGGGGACGGGGGCACTGCCAGCCTTGTGGGCAGCAACATGTTTCCCAACCAGTACCGCGAGGTGGGTTTTGGGGGTGGCCTTCTGTCTCCAGGGCCTGAGGCCACGTAG
- the RELB gene encoding transcription factor RelB isoform X2: MPSRRVARPSAAPELGALGSPDLSSLSLAVSRTTEIIDEYIKENGFGLEGAQPGPGEGLPRLVSRGAASLSTVTLGPAAPAPAATPPPWGCPLGRLVPPAPDPGPRPHLIITEQPKQRGMRFRYECEGRSAGSILGESSTEASKTLPAIELRDCGGLREVEVTACLVWKDWPHRVHPHSLVGKDCTDGVCRVRLRPHVSHRHSFNNLGIQCVRKKEIEAAIERKIQLGIDPYNAGSLKNHQEVDMNVVRICFQASYRDQQGQMRRMDPVLSEPVYDKKSTNTSELRICRINKESGPCTGGEELYLLCDKVQKEDISVVFSRASWEGRADFSQADVHRQIAIVFKTPPYEDLEIIEPVTVNVFLQRLTDGVCSEPLPFTYLPRDHDSYGVDKKRKRGIPGVLGELNSSDPHGIESKRRRKKPAFLDHFLPSHSSGPFLPPSALLPDTDFFPGTVTVPGLEPPGGQDLLEDSFAYDDATAPTLFTMLDMLAPPPLASAVAGNGAVGASAGEPPGPEPLTLDSYQAPGLGDGGTASLVGSNMFPNQYREVGFGGGLLSPGPEAT, encoded by the exons ATGCCGAGTCGTCGCGTCGCTAGACCGTCCGCTGCGCCGGAGCTGGGGGCCTTGG GGTCTCCGGACCTCTCCTCGCTCTCGCTCGCCGTTTCCAGGACCACGG AGATCATCGACGAGTACATCAAGGAGAATGGCTTCGGCCTGGAGGGGGCGCAGCCGGGCCCGGGCGAGGGGCTGCCGCGCCTGGTGTCTCGCGGGGCGGCCTCCCTGAGCACCGTCACCCTGGGCCCCGCGGCGCCCGCGCCCGCGGCcacgccgccgccctggggctgCCCCCTGGGCCGGCTGGTGCCCCCGGCCCCGGACCCCGGGCCGCGGCCGCACCTGATCATCACCGAGCAGCCCAAGCAGCGCGGCATGCGCTTCCGCTACGAGTGCGAGGGCCGCTCGGCCGGCAGCATCCTGGGGGAGAGCAGCACCGAGGCGAGCAAGACGCTGCCCGCCATCGAG CTCCGGGACTGTGGAGGGCTGCGGGAGGTGGAGGTGACCGCATGCCTGGTGTGGAAGGACTGGCCTCACCGAGTCCACCCCCACAGCCTCGTGGGGAAGGACTGCACCGATGGCGTCTGCAGGGTGCGGCTGCGGCCTCATGTCAGCCACCGACACAG CTTTAACAACCTGGGTATCCAGTGTGTGAGGAAGAAGGAGATCGAGGCTGCAATTGAGCGGAAGATTCAGCTGGGTATCGACCCCTACAATG CTGGATCCCTGAAGAACCATCAGGAGGTGGACATGAATGTCGTGAGGATCTGCTTCCAGGCCTCATACAGAGACCAGCAGGGACAGATGCGCCGGATGGACCCTGTGCTGTCTGAGCCCGTTTATGACAAGA AGTCCACAAACACGTCAGAACTGCGGATTTGCCGAATCAACAAGGAGAGTGGGCCATGCACGGGTGGCGAGGAGCTCTACCTGCTGTGTGACAAGGTGCAGAAAG AGGATATATCCGTGGTGTTCAGCAGAGCCTCCTGGGAAGGCCGGGCTGACTTTTCCCAGGCTGACGTGCACCGCCAGATTGCCATCGTGTTCAAGACACCACCCTACGAGGACCTGGAGATCATTGAGCCAGTGACAGTGAACGTCTTCCTGCAGCGTCTTACTGATGGGGTCTGCAGCGAGCCTTTGCCCTTCACGTACCTGCCTCGGGACCATG ACAGCTACGGCGTGGACAAGAAGCGGAAACGGGGGATACCCGGTGTCCTTGGGGAGCTGAATAGCTCTG ACCCCCATGGCATCGAGAGCAAACGGCGGAGGAAGAAGCCAGCCTTCCTGGACCACTTCCTGCCCAGCCACAGCTCAG GCCCTTTCCTCCCCCCGTCAGCCCTGCTGCCAGACACAGACTTCTTCCCTGGCACCGTGACCGTCCCTGGCCTGGAGCCCCCAGGCGGGCAGGATCTTCTGGAGGATAGCTTTGCCTACGATGACGCCACAGCCCCCACGCTCTTCACCATGCTGGACATGCTGGCCCCGCCACCACTCGCCAGCGCTGTCGCAGGCAACGGGGCTGTAGGGGCCTCAGCTGGGGAACCTCCCGGCCCCGAGCCGCTGACGCTGGACTCATACCAGGCCCCGGGCCTCGGGGACGGGGGCACTGCCAGCCTTGTGGGCAGCAACATGTTTCCCAACCAGTACCGCGAGGTGGGTTTTGGGGGTGGCCTTCTGTCTCCAGGGCCTGAGGCCACGTAG
- the RELB gene encoding transcription factor RelB isoform X3 → MPSRRVARPSAAPELGALEIIDEYIKENGFGLEGAQPGPGEGLPRLVSRGAASLSTVTLGPAAPAPAATPPPWGCPLGRLVPPAPDPGPRPHLIITEQPKQRGMRFRYECEGRSAGSILGESSTEASKTLPAIELRDCGGLREVEVTACLVWKDWPHRVHPHSLVGKDCTDGVCRVRLRPHVSHRHSFNNLGIQCVRKKEIEAAIERKIQLGIDPYNAGSLKNHQEVDMNVVRICFQASYRDQQGQMRRMDPVLSEPVYDKKSTNTSELRICRINKESGPCTGGEELYLLCDKVQKEDISVVFSRASWEGRADFSQADVHRQIAIVFKTPPYEDLEIIEPVTVNVFLQRLTDGVCSEPLPFTYLPRDHDSYGVDKKRKRGIPGVLGELNSSDPHGIESKRRRKKPAFLDHFLPSHSSAGPFLPPSALLPDTDFFPGTVTVPGLEPPGGQDLLEDSFAYDDATAPTLFTMLDMLAPPPLASAVAGNGAVGASAGEPPGPEPLTLDSYQAPGLGDGGTASLVGSNMFPNQYREVGFGGGLLSPGPEAT, encoded by the exons ATGCCGAGTCGTCGCGTCGCTAGACCGTCCGCTGCGCCGGAGCTGGGGGCCTTGG AGATCATCGACGAGTACATCAAGGAGAATGGCTTCGGCCTGGAGGGGGCGCAGCCGGGCCCGGGCGAGGGGCTGCCGCGCCTGGTGTCTCGCGGGGCGGCCTCCCTGAGCACCGTCACCCTGGGCCCCGCGGCGCCCGCGCCCGCGGCcacgccgccgccctggggctgCCCCCTGGGCCGGCTGGTGCCCCCGGCCCCGGACCCCGGGCCGCGGCCGCACCTGATCATCACCGAGCAGCCCAAGCAGCGCGGCATGCGCTTCCGCTACGAGTGCGAGGGCCGCTCGGCCGGCAGCATCCTGGGGGAGAGCAGCACCGAGGCGAGCAAGACGCTGCCCGCCATCGAG CTCCGGGACTGTGGAGGGCTGCGGGAGGTGGAGGTGACCGCATGCCTGGTGTGGAAGGACTGGCCTCACCGAGTCCACCCCCACAGCCTCGTGGGGAAGGACTGCACCGATGGCGTCTGCAGGGTGCGGCTGCGGCCTCATGTCAGCCACCGACACAG CTTTAACAACCTGGGTATCCAGTGTGTGAGGAAGAAGGAGATCGAGGCTGCAATTGAGCGGAAGATTCAGCTGGGTATCGACCCCTACAATG CTGGATCCCTGAAGAACCATCAGGAGGTGGACATGAATGTCGTGAGGATCTGCTTCCAGGCCTCATACAGAGACCAGCAGGGACAGATGCGCCGGATGGACCCTGTGCTGTCTGAGCCCGTTTATGACAAGA AGTCCACAAACACGTCAGAACTGCGGATTTGCCGAATCAACAAGGAGAGTGGGCCATGCACGGGTGGCGAGGAGCTCTACCTGCTGTGTGACAAGGTGCAGAAAG AGGATATATCCGTGGTGTTCAGCAGAGCCTCCTGGGAAGGCCGGGCTGACTTTTCCCAGGCTGACGTGCACCGCCAGATTGCCATCGTGTTCAAGACACCACCCTACGAGGACCTGGAGATCATTGAGCCAGTGACAGTGAACGTCTTCCTGCAGCGTCTTACTGATGGGGTCTGCAGCGAGCCTTTGCCCTTCACGTACCTGCCTCGGGACCATG ACAGCTACGGCGTGGACAAGAAGCGGAAACGGGGGATACCCGGTGTCCTTGGGGAGCTGAATAGCTCTG ACCCCCATGGCATCGAGAGCAAACGGCGGAGGAAGAAGCCAGCCTTCCTGGACCACTTCCTGCCCAGCCACAGCTCAG CAGGCCCTTTCCTCCCCCCGTCAGCCCTGCTGCCAGACACAGACTTCTTCCCTGGCACCGTGACCGTCCCTGGCCTGGAGCCCCCAGGCGGGCAGGATCTTCTGGAGGATAGCTTTGCCTACGATGACGCCACAGCCCCCACGCTCTTCACCATGCTGGACATGCTGGCCCCGCCACCACTCGCCAGCGCTGTCGCAGGCAACGGGGCTGTAGGGGCCTCAGCTGGGGAACCTCCCGGCCCCGAGCCGCTGACGCTGGACTCATACCAGGCCCCGGGCCTCGGGGACGGGGGCACTGCCAGCCTTGTGGGCAGCAACATGTTTCCCAACCAGTACCGCGAGGTGGGTTTTGGGGGTGGCCTTCTGTCTCCAGGGCCTGAGGCCACGTAG
- the RELB gene encoding transcription factor RelB isoform X1, producing MPSRRVARPSAAPELGALGSPDLSSLSLAVSRTTEIIDEYIKENGFGLEGAQPGPGEGLPRLVSRGAASLSTVTLGPAAPAPAATPPPWGCPLGRLVPPAPDPGPRPHLIITEQPKQRGMRFRYECEGRSAGSILGESSTEASKTLPAIELRDCGGLREVEVTACLVWKDWPHRVHPHSLVGKDCTDGVCRVRLRPHVSHRHSFNNLGIQCVRKKEIEAAIERKIQLGIDPYNAGSLKNHQEVDMNVVRICFQASYRDQQGQMRRMDPVLSEPVYDKKSTNTSELRICRINKESGPCTGGEELYLLCDKVQKEDISVVFSRASWEGRADFSQADVHRQIAIVFKTPPYEDLEIIEPVTVNVFLQRLTDGVCSEPLPFTYLPRDHDSYGVDKKRKRGIPGVLGELNSSDPHGIESKRRRKKPAFLDHFLPSHSSAGPFLPPSALLPDTDFFPGTVTVPGLEPPGGQDLLEDSFAYDDATAPTLFTMLDMLAPPPLASAVAGNGAVGASAGEPPGPEPLTLDSYQAPGLGDGGTASLVGSNMFPNQYREVGFGGGLLSPGPEAT from the exons ATGCCGAGTCGTCGCGTCGCTAGACCGTCCGCTGCGCCGGAGCTGGGGGCCTTGG GGTCTCCGGACCTCTCCTCGCTCTCGCTCGCCGTTTCCAGGACCACGG AGATCATCGACGAGTACATCAAGGAGAATGGCTTCGGCCTGGAGGGGGCGCAGCCGGGCCCGGGCGAGGGGCTGCCGCGCCTGGTGTCTCGCGGGGCGGCCTCCCTGAGCACCGTCACCCTGGGCCCCGCGGCGCCCGCGCCCGCGGCcacgccgccgccctggggctgCCCCCTGGGCCGGCTGGTGCCCCCGGCCCCGGACCCCGGGCCGCGGCCGCACCTGATCATCACCGAGCAGCCCAAGCAGCGCGGCATGCGCTTCCGCTACGAGTGCGAGGGCCGCTCGGCCGGCAGCATCCTGGGGGAGAGCAGCACCGAGGCGAGCAAGACGCTGCCCGCCATCGAG CTCCGGGACTGTGGAGGGCTGCGGGAGGTGGAGGTGACCGCATGCCTGGTGTGGAAGGACTGGCCTCACCGAGTCCACCCCCACAGCCTCGTGGGGAAGGACTGCACCGATGGCGTCTGCAGGGTGCGGCTGCGGCCTCATGTCAGCCACCGACACAG CTTTAACAACCTGGGTATCCAGTGTGTGAGGAAGAAGGAGATCGAGGCTGCAATTGAGCGGAAGATTCAGCTGGGTATCGACCCCTACAATG CTGGATCCCTGAAGAACCATCAGGAGGTGGACATGAATGTCGTGAGGATCTGCTTCCAGGCCTCATACAGAGACCAGCAGGGACAGATGCGCCGGATGGACCCTGTGCTGTCTGAGCCCGTTTATGACAAGA AGTCCACAAACACGTCAGAACTGCGGATTTGCCGAATCAACAAGGAGAGTGGGCCATGCACGGGTGGCGAGGAGCTCTACCTGCTGTGTGACAAGGTGCAGAAAG AGGATATATCCGTGGTGTTCAGCAGAGCCTCCTGGGAAGGCCGGGCTGACTTTTCCCAGGCTGACGTGCACCGCCAGATTGCCATCGTGTTCAAGACACCACCCTACGAGGACCTGGAGATCATTGAGCCAGTGACAGTGAACGTCTTCCTGCAGCGTCTTACTGATGGGGTCTGCAGCGAGCCTTTGCCCTTCACGTACCTGCCTCGGGACCATG ACAGCTACGGCGTGGACAAGAAGCGGAAACGGGGGATACCCGGTGTCCTTGGGGAGCTGAATAGCTCTG ACCCCCATGGCATCGAGAGCAAACGGCGGAGGAAGAAGCCAGCCTTCCTGGACCACTTCCTGCCCAGCCACAGCTCAG CAGGCCCTTTCCTCCCCCCGTCAGCCCTGCTGCCAGACACAGACTTCTTCCCTGGCACCGTGACCGTCCCTGGCCTGGAGCCCCCAGGCGGGCAGGATCTTCTGGAGGATAGCTTTGCCTACGATGACGCCACAGCCCCCACGCTCTTCACCATGCTGGACATGCTGGCCCCGCCACCACTCGCCAGCGCTGTCGCAGGCAACGGGGCTGTAGGGGCCTCAGCTGGGGAACCTCCCGGCCCCGAGCCGCTGACGCTGGACTCATACCAGGCCCCGGGCCTCGGGGACGGGGGCACTGCCAGCCTTGTGGGCAGCAACATGTTTCCCAACCAGTACCGCGAGGTGGGTTTTGGGGGTGGCCTTCTGTCTCCAGGGCCTGAGGCCACGTAG